From the Brachyhypopomus gauderio isolate BG-103 chromosome 5, BGAUD_0.2, whole genome shotgun sequence genome, one window contains:
- the ifng1 gene encoding interferon gamma isoform X1: MRIVLLGICILAFDWMANSEAYLPENTKRYINKLNDHYKTSEDERLYDGHPIFRKKLEYLTKNAERGEQKLLMTIILDAYNRIFTRMQNETQDESVRRDLKNVMENLNKLKEHYFSNKNDLKKYASEVLALKESDPLVQRKALFELETVYSAAAKLIQNQRRRRQAKRAQRPRS; this comes from the exons ATGAGGATTGTGCTCTTGGGAATATGCATCCTTGCTTTTGATTGGATGGCAAATTCTGAGGCCTACCTCCCAGAGAATACCAAGAGATACATCAACAAGCTGAATGACCATTAT AAGACCAGCGAAGATGAAAGATTGTATGACGGACATCCCATCTTCCGGAAAAAGCTGGAATACTTGACGAAGAACGCTGAG AGGGGTGAACAGAAACTCCTGATGACAATCATCCTGGATGCATATAACAGAATCTTCACCCGAATGCAAAACGAGACGCAGGATGAATCTGTGCGAAGAGACCTGAAGAATGTAATGGAGAATCTGAATAAGCTCAAAGAACACTACTTCTCCAACAAAAATGACCTCAAGAAATATGCCAGTGAGGTGTTGGCTCTTAAG GAAAGTGACCCACTGGTGCAGCGTAAAGCCTTGTTTGAACTTGAGACTGTCTACAGTGCCGCAGCAAAACTCATCCAGAACCAGAGGAGACGACGACAAGCCAAAAGGGCCCAAAGGCCTCGCTCATAG
- the ifng1 gene encoding interferon gamma isoform X2, whose amino-acid sequence MRIVLLGICILAFDWMANSEAYLPENTKRYINKLNDHYTSEDERLYDGHPIFRKKLEYLTKNAERGEQKLLMTIILDAYNRIFTRMQNETQDESVRRDLKNVMENLNKLKEHYFSNKNDLKKYASEVLALKESDPLVQRKALFELETVYSAAAKLIQNQRRRRQAKRAQRPRS is encoded by the exons ATGAGGATTGTGCTCTTGGGAATATGCATCCTTGCTTTTGATTGGATGGCAAATTCTGAGGCCTACCTCCCAGAGAATACCAAGAGATACATCAACAAGCTGAATGACCATTAT ACCAGCGAAGATGAAAGATTGTATGACGGACATCCCATCTTCCGGAAAAAGCTGGAATACTTGACGAAGAACGCTGAG AGGGGTGAACAGAAACTCCTGATGACAATCATCCTGGATGCATATAACAGAATCTTCACCCGAATGCAAAACGAGACGCAGGATGAATCTGTGCGAAGAGACCTGAAGAATGTAATGGAGAATCTGAATAAGCTCAAAGAACACTACTTCTCCAACAAAAATGACCTCAAGAAATATGCCAGTGAGGTGTTGGCTCTTAAG GAAAGTGACCCACTGGTGCAGCGTAAAGCCTTGTTTGAACTTGAGACTGTCTACAGTGCCGCAGCAAAACTCATCCAGAACCAGAGGAGACGACGACAAGCCAAAAGGGCCCAAAGGCCTCGCTCATAG
- the ifng1 gene encoding interferon gamma isoform X3 — MQRCRFKTSEDERLYDGHPIFRKKLEYLTKNAERGEQKLLMTIILDAYNRIFTRMQNETQDESVRRDLKNVMENLNKLKEHYFSNKNDLKKYASEVLALKESDPLVQRKALFELETVYSAAAKLIQNQRRRRQAKRAQRPRS; from the exons ATGCAAAGATGCAGATTT AAGACCAGCGAAGATGAAAGATTGTATGACGGACATCCCATCTTCCGGAAAAAGCTGGAATACTTGACGAAGAACGCTGAG AGGGGTGAACAGAAACTCCTGATGACAATCATCCTGGATGCATATAACAGAATCTTCACCCGAATGCAAAACGAGACGCAGGATGAATCTGTGCGAAGAGACCTGAAGAATGTAATGGAGAATCTGAATAAGCTCAAAGAACACTACTTCTCCAACAAAAATGACCTCAAGAAATATGCCAGTGAGGTGTTGGCTCTTAAG GAAAGTGACCCACTGGTGCAGCGTAAAGCCTTGTTTGAACTTGAGACTGTCTACAGTGCCGCAGCAAAACTCATCCAGAACCAGAGGAGACGACGACAAGCCAAAAGGGCCCAAAGGCCTCGCTCATAG